The Raphanus sativus cultivar WK10039 chromosome 6, ASM80110v3, whole genome shotgun sequence sequence AATAATTCAACACAAAGACATCAATTAACTGCATAAGCGGATTCAGAGACTGAAAGAAACAAGAGGGAAGACAAACATACTTGAAAGTTAGAAGCTTGGAAACGCCTACGAACATTCTTATCATCAAGAATCTGAATCTCGAAGGAGAAATacttcttcatgttcttcactaCCAATACCAAAAAAGGAAGCTTGATACCAAGAGTTGCAGACAGATCAGCAGGACATGTAGTGTACGTAGACTTGATGTTTGATTGAAATCTGTAGAGAAATTAGAAGATAAAGATAGATTAAATCAATCGGTCACCTTCTTTGTCCCATATTGGAAGAGGCTTACTTccgcaaaataaaaaataaaaacatataaatcaaCACAATCAATGGTTTTAGATAATATATCGAAAGATTGCAAGGAATCACACTGAAACGTACCTAGACTGTAAAGAATAGAGAGGAAGCCAGACTGAAACGTGTTCTTGAACGTGTCTTCCTTCTTCTCTGATTCCCAGAAAGAAGAAAGTTGGGCCGatgatttaaataatttgacaaaaaaaagtttaaccaACGGGCCTTGGGCTAGTGGCACTTGAAGGATAACCCCAATACGGTGAACCCACAGTTTGATCCCCGTTGGCCACCAGATAATTTGACATTGCACTTCTGGGGTCCACATAATAGTCGGTTGATTTCGGTCGCCGGACACTGTggttaattagaaaaaaaagaaagttgtagaaataaaattatcaatGCGTAGACGTTGCTACTAACTTAATCATTTAGAGCTTGGGCCTCGGCCCATTAATATATGTCTTATTGTTATCCTTAAGGTATACATCTTGTCATGCATTAAATCAAGAGAAAATGAGCTCCCATAAATCCGTGTAAAGGTGACCATGATTAGAGAACTATCCCtcagataaaaagaaaatagtttcGATTCCACTTTCACTCTTATAACCTACAACCGACTCCCTACAACCTAACTCTTGCATAGCATTTGTAAAGTGTAAGGGCCAGCGAATCATGACTTTGTCCAGCAAATTAAACCCATCGATGAAACATTTCTATTCTTCCTGAAAAACACAACTTTAGGCAAGTAAGTCAATTCAACGATTTGAATTTGATATCAACTaagtgaaaaatataatatttaaatcttcactactaaaaatgttaaaaacataataataaagttTAATGTGTTACACTAATAGATAGCTGACAATCAATTActacatcaaaataaaaattcatgttcCAATGAAAAAAACATGAGAATTAACAGCTAATATATATGTTactatgtaaaacaaaaattatatctatgttaatatcaaGGTTCTAAAATCGGTCTAGACGACAACTTGATCTTATCTGAAatgatttttgtaaaaattCGATTTATGCTCATTTATACGATTCAAATATGCTTAAATTGTTCTAAATTGGTTAAATCAATTGATCTAAACTACtctaaatatgttaaaaataagaaataatgtTATTACATGTAAttcaatatttaattatgtaattatatataaaattatatattttacatatcattttttaaattaatatttctataatatttttatatatgtgttatttatttataaagttttatgaatttaaattaaatatcataaatataaggactataatataaaatataaattcttttgaagttaagtttgaagtttttttttttgagaagaCTAGATTAAAACTGTAAATATAAGGTTTtgcaaacttcaaaataaaaacttcaaaatagagtGTCATTTTGAGATGCTCTGAAGAAGAGCGTCATGTTTCAACAATTCAGAAGCATCTATACAGAGAGCTTCACAAAAGGTAAGTTCCTAGTTATTAGACCTCACTTAAACTTAGATTATGACTTTACAGaaactaaaaactataaaagcatgtgttttttctttctagTTAACTGATGAGACACGAAGGTGTTTTCGGGATACATTCTACCGGCTTGCAAAGAACTCACTAGTGAAGTTGGATTAATGGTCAGCAGCCACTAGAAGAGTTAAATTTGCAAGCATCCAGATATGATTATGGTGATAATACCAGGTATACATCATGTCACACATAAAAATGATGAGACTGATCAGAGTGGCAGTTATTTGATTGCAGGTTTAGTAGAGAAGAGATTGAATCAGAAACAAACTTCATCGATAGAGCCATCCCAAACCTCACATACAACAAGATGGAAACCAAAAGATTCAACTTTCCTCTATCAAAAAGAGTACAGTAAGCTTCTGCTGGATCAGAATCAACCATTCTCGTCTCTTCATCGTCCTATATGAAGTCTCTTGTTATTGTATGtttatatgtgtgtatatagatgaatttatgttttaaacttcagttttgatctttttttttttttttgaaactaacttCAGTTTTGATCTTTCTCTAAAGAATCTGGTTTCTTTTACTTCCTGCAGTAATGTCTTTTTACTTTAGTAATCTGTGACAACGTTTAGTGGCCTAAATCTCGATATGAGACAAGCACATGTTTCAACAATTCAAAAGCATTATCCAATTATAATAAGCAGCATGAATTAAGAGAGAGCAATGATCCAAAAAGAAACAGCATGAATTAAGAGAGAGCAAtgatccaaaaagaaaatatttcatgaTTGTCTTGTGTTCTTGGTTTTCATTTCAACCGGCGTTACAAGTTATATATCCACTGTCATCCTTGTTCATAtttctgcttcttcttttttcttgctTTGTTAAAGATTTGAGTAGTACTAAATCACAAAAAcctattagaaaaaaatatacagataTTTTTACAATTCCTTACAATAAAGAATATATgcttcttttaaaattattcttgACCATGTAATGATTTCAAAAATCACAGTTCATCACTCTAGGTACAATCTTTGATTTAactgaaaaattattttatccattttatattaagtgttgttttagcctttaaaatttatttcattataaTTGTCAGTTTATCttttaatgtaaatatttaataaaaattccattttacctttatttttcagtctattaattaaaaaaatcaaacaaaatattatattcctTCCGTTCCATAAAGATAAATGttcagaaaaatattatttcacaagtatataattttaagtcattctatgatttttattatttaataatagtaaattgTAACTTTCAACAATATTAATTGAGTTTTATTAAGTTACTATTGATTTAACTTTATTGAAAACTGATACTGCATgtatttatgttaaaattaattCGATTTCTTAAAATGTGTAACTAATTCAGGAacgttttttttgtaaaatagaaGAAGTATCAAACACatgtgaaaatattatttatttgaaaaaatcttaaaccacatttattaaataattaattaatattatttaattaacattaaatacGTGAAACAAATAACTAAGGTGTTCCTCTTAAAGCTaactgaaataataaaataactttgTTGTTGCAAAAcatctagaattttttttatcaattaatacaGTCAACATGAAGAACATTCAAAACCAGTCAATTgctatatatacacatttatagTTCATGggaatattattaaaaacaattcaaaGAAGAAGTTAAAAAGTGATCATACAGAATGGAGACTAAGACAATTTTCAAGGCATTTTTCATAATCACCACTTTAGTGTCATATGTGTATCCAAGTTTGGGTCAAGAAGATGTTGACGATGAACCACTGGTCAATCCTGCTCGCAAGTTTGATACATTGTATGCGACGTCGCCAGCTTCGGAAGATTACGATAATTATATTCTAAAGAACCTCCCAccaaaatacaaaacatatatagGAACATGCATGGGCAAGATGGGGTATATTGGTGTTAAGAAATGTGGTGATGATGTTCTTAAAGAAATTCTTACCAATGAACCTGTTTCAAGAGAGTGTTGTATGGAGGTAGTAAGAGCTGGAAAAAAATGCCATATGGCAATTAATAAGTTGATGTTTCGATTTTATCAACTCAAACGTTTTGCTTCTCAagtttctttcaaaattaatgatGTTTGGAATAGATGTTCTGCTGAAGTTGAAAGTCCTTCATCATCTGATGATGAcacaatttagtttttttggattgaatcttttgttatattatataatgtATTATGAAATAATGGtttattatctattttaactatataaataagATACCTTTTCATCAGGTTATTCAGTTTTCTTACTCTAATGTTGTATAAAACAAACTCTAATGCATATATTGGGTTGTTCTAACTAGTGTTTATTTagcattgttttttttattatcaaatataaaacataactGCACATGATTCTTGTTaaacaaaattgtatatttatttctttgtaaCTCGAATACATGATGatgtttgaaaataaaaatatatttataaaaaataaataaaaagtgagAGAACaatataggaaaaaaaatatgtaactttCATTTTCCGTGAAACAAAAACGTTAATCTCTTTTTATGATCCTAGCTATGACCTAATATGAAAATTCTTTATAACAATTTGTGAATTAATTATCTAAAGCTCATTTACACTGTTTTCCACAGAACATATAACTTCTTTGTTTTTTCAAGGTATATATCATCTCTTCTTTTCTAATAATCCACATATAGAATGAAATCAAATCATTGTGTTCATAGGATCAAAATATAGATTCTCATGAGAAGACTGATCAGAGGGACAGTTACTTGATCAAAGAGACAATATGCTTATGCCTAATGGTGTAACACTCTATATGAGCATTGTGTTCAATAATTTAGAagattttattcaactataACGAGTAAGAACTCATATAAATACAAATTCAGAATAATCAAAAAATCAAGGGAAAATATTTCATGATTGTTTATGTTCTTGGTATTTATCTCAAACGGCTTTCAAATTATATATCGACAGTCATCCTTGTTCATTTTTTTGcttcaaaaaaaatgtttcttcttcttcttcttcttctttgcttgCATGTTAAAGATTTATGTAGTACTTAATCATAAAGATCTATCAGACAAGAGTATACAAAGCTCTTTACAATTcttttcaaaaacatatatacttcATCTACAAAATTTTCTTTGGTTTTGCAAAGTCATCACTATATTTAGACCATAAAATTATTTCAAGAAACATATATCCAAGTTTCCATTAGTTACAATTTTTACTTAAATGAAATATTGCTCCTCCCTACGTGTgataatgtaatttttttttaaatgttttattataaatgtctttatacatttttcatacatatttaaactaaatttcaATTTGTTCTTTTTAGTTCATTAgttgataaattcaaaaaaaaattatatttagtaaGTTTAAACCAGAATtactaattttcttaatttgtatgaaaaaaatacatgaaacaTAGTGAGTATTTAATTAACAATCAATACCTGAAACATATAAATCAATTTGAAAATGTTACTCTTAGAgttaactaaattaataaagaaATGATGTTGTTGCAAAACaactaaaaatgttattttattaacttataCAAAACAATAACATTCAAAACCACTTGATTGCTATAAATATATACACTTATAAATCATGGTAACAGGAAAAAAGCAAAACAATTcaaagaaaaagttaaaaactaatCATACAGAATAGAgtaggcatgggcattcgggGTCTCAATCGGGTTTCAgttttatccaatcgggtttcggtttttcgggtttatcaaaatcagccccattcggattatttaaaagtttgGTTCGGGATCGGTTTGGATtctatcgggttcgggtcggggttagtaaatcttcaaagaaccgaTACAAtccaatgtactttcgggttcgggtcccaatcggttcatcggtttaaaaatatctgatttatacctactttgtaaccaaaacataagtaaaattggtttgttttggtttcgaatacctaatttgtaactttttgtaaccaaaacataaataaaatcgatttaaaaataagaaaagaacatcaaccatgatcatttaaaatcaaacgaaagggaaatcataaaacgaaaactacgacctcatgaaatgagaaacattttttactaaaaacaaaatctaaatctaaatttaaatatttcaaaattcaacagcCAACTTTAATCATCAATCTTCATGTATTATAACCACCAACCTATAagtaatagataaatatttcagatgttcaatatatcttaatgtattttgaatacatattatgaATTTGGTATATAtctttttggggttttgaatgtttcgggttttatcggatatccatttagattcgggttcggttcgggtaatacccataacccgaaataccaaaaaataaaatccattcggtatttatgtcgggttcggatcggttcggattcatttttatcggatcggattcggttcggattttcgggttcgatttatttgcccagccctagaaTGGAGACTAAGATATTTTTCATGGCATTTTGCATAATCCTCACTTTAGTAACATATGTATATCCAAGTTTGGGTCAAGAAGATGTTGACAATGAACCACCGGTCAATCCTGGTCGCGAGTTTGATACATTGGATGTGATATCGCCGGCTTCGGACGATTACAATAATTATATGCTAGAGAACCTCCCGC is a genomic window containing:
- the LOC130496654 gene encoding protein DOWN-REGULATED IN DIF1 11-like; its protein translation is METKTIFKAFFIITTLVSYVYPSLGQEDVDDEPLVNPARKFDTLYATSPASEDYDNYILKNLPPKYKTYIGTCMGKMGYIGVKKCGDDVLKEILTNEPVSRECCMEVVRAGKKCHMAINKLMFRFYQLKRFASQVSFKINDVWNRCSAEVESPSSSDDDTI